GTGCTGCCGCATATCACCAGCGATTTGGCTCCTTGCGTTGATTTGCTGGCGCTCGGACGGAACACCACCACTCTACCGCTGTGTTTTCATTGCAATCAGTCAATGGTTCACATATGGTGCCCAGTGGTGCTCTCGATCACGATTGCTGCGAAGGTCCCTGGTACAAACATTACCTGCGACTTCATGGAATCCCCTCACTCACTTTTAGCTTCCCGTATGTAATCCAGTACTGAACATCCCTGTTCTTGCAAGATCCTTGTATTAAAAATTACTGAACAATAGTTGTCGGATTAATGTTTCCGTGacatttttcgaagaagtGGGATTGTGCTAGAAGCACGACTGGAAATCATCttaatcaaataattttgaaatacagAAATTGCCTGtccaaaaaagttctttttggGAGCTGGAAAGGAGAGTTATTAACAAGTAGCGGTGGTTGAAAACCAGAAAGCTGAAACAAAGTTCGGTGGCGGCCAAACCGCTGCGACTTGCTGGCGTTCCAAACTTGTCTCGTCTCGAGCAGAATCCTCGTAGAACTTGGATTCCCCGCTTTGCTCTTGTAGTTGTAGACAGTTCTTGGCTCTCGCCTAGGTGGAAGTTTCGGCACTGGTTTCGCAGAAGCAGTCAGCATGTTGCAGGTTTGCTCGTCTCATTACTGGTAGTGGTAGACACCTtctaaaattcttcattttgaacGAAAAAGGCACCATTCCACCATTTTCACGTTCTACTTCAAGTTCTGCCTTTGAGTATTTCCTCGTTATACCATGTAGGTACTTTTCTAGCATAGGTTTGAGAACTCGAACAGAAAGGTTTAGGCTTGCGTGCGGATTCTAGGTAACACATGATTCCTTCCTAACCGGAAACTCTTCCTTTCAGCTTAGCTCAAATTCGGCAGCAAACGGCGAAGAAACTGTGTTCCAGACCAGGACTGCACGCTGGTAAAGCTATTCGAGCTTTTCGAGCAAATTTTCAGcatcttttcacattttcagcTTTTCGAGCAAAGCACATACAAATTCTTTTACTCAACAATGTATACGTTTTAGTTTGTAGATAGCAGCCAGTGGAAATGTGACTTATACGACACTATCCGTGTTTTAGAATTTGGCAGCACTATTTGCCTCGTATGCACCTCGCCCTGCTATGCTCGAGTAGACTGAAAAGAGCCGGTTCGACTGTTTTTTGCGTCACTGGCGTCCAATTCgtatttgtgtttttagtTGAAGTGCTGCTAAATTATGACTACTCGTAGTGTTCTCCTCTCTGGAGACATGCGCAACTTTTCTGTCtgatttttattaaaataacACTGCACTAGTAGGCTTAAGCATTTCACTAAAGCAGTTCAAAACTGGCCCACGTAGCGTAGCGCTACGCACATAGCGTCGCAACTGGCCAagtatttcttagtttttcttttgaaatcatagaaattttcggaattttttttctttacaataaTTCTCTTAACAACAAAAAGGGGGAAAACcgataaaaaagaatttcttagcAAGTAATAGTGGTGAGTGCTTGTACCCGGCTAAGCTGAAACAAGAGAAAGTTGCCGTGATCTCTTCGTTCGAATTGTGTCTGGCGGCATTCTTCGTAAGGGCTCAGACATGTTGTGTCACGGCTCTCTCGATGTCTCAGAACCAAGCAACGAAGCCGAGGGAGATGCGCCATTAATATACGAGTTATGCGGACGCCTCGATGCTTCCTGTGCGCTAATCTCATTGACAGCTCGAGACGATTCTGCTCCTCTGTTCAGGTAGCTAGAGCCTGACCGAGTCATAGAGTGCTTGCAGTGCTCTCACAGATTATCTTGCCGTTTTCTTCGATATTTCGACTGTTAGAACTTGAGCAAGTTTTTTGCCTAGCCTTTTCACACATACACATTTGCTTATTTggtacacatacacatacacatttcACACATTTGCTTGTTTGGTCTTCCCTGTTCCCATTATTTACGACAACTTTGATAGTTCACTGTCACCCACTTCATCATTCACGTGCgtcaaaaacgaatgaaaaataCACCTAAGCGAATGAATTGACAACAGTGTTCACTCTCGTCAGTCGCTTGTTTTAGACATGAAGAGTTTCTAGCTCTACTTTCTTTGTTCGTAAAGGACGAGCGTTTGATCTGCGGGGCAACTTGTGGAAGTGAGGTGTAGCACATCGCGAAATAACGAcgtcttgtctttttttcagccaCAACTCGGTTTTGATAAAGTTACGGGGCTGTTGTTTTGAAGCAGCTAACTGTAGTGAGAGTGCGCTTTCATTAGGAGCAGGAGTTAAGCCGGAAGTGATGTCTGCATGTGTCACGTTCTCTATGCACACAAGCTCTTAATAGCACTACTTTTGGCTTCGGAAAGGGCTTGAACTTATTAAAACATTCCAATAGCTATGGCAATGATTTCATTCGGAGTCGCCCATTTGCGAAAGACTATGGGAGTTTTTGAGCGAGCTCTGTTAGTTCTTAGAGGTTCTTTTCCTCAACAGCTACAGTAACTCCCGTCCCTCCGACCGCTGATGAAGATGCATTTCGAAATACAACGAGTTACTTGTG
This window of the Necator americanus strain Aroian chromosome III, whole genome shotgun sequence genome carries:
- a CDS encoding hypothetical protein (NECATOR_CHRIII.G10822.T1); this translates as MLTASAKPVPKLPPRREPRTVYNYKSKAGNPSSTRILLETRQVWNASKSQRELRTTDCKVAKAKVPEVFEGCDDGRSMRLASQAEDIP